A stretch of DNA from Streptomyces gobiensis:
CATGGTCACCGATCCCATCACGATCCGCCCCGACGCCACACTGCGCGAGGCCGACGAGCTGTGCGGCCGCTTCCGGATCAGCGGTGTCCCGGTCACCGACGCGACGGGCAAGCTGCTCGGCATCGTCACCAACCGCGATATGGCCTTTGAGACGGACCGCACCCGCCAGGTCCGCGAGATCATGACGCCGATGCCGCTGGTCACCGGGAAGGTCGGCATCGCTCGTAACGCCGCGATGGAGCTGCTGCGCCGCCACAAGATCGAGAAGCTGCCGCTCGTTGATGACGAGGGCCGCATCAAGGGCCTCATCACGGTCAAGGACTTCGTCAAGGCCGAGAAGTACCCGAACGCCGCCAAGGACTCCGAAGGCCGACTCCTGGTCGGTGCGGCGGTCGGTGTCGCCGGGGACGCCTACGAGCGGGCACAGGCGCTGATTGAGGCAGGCGTCGACTTCGTCGTCGTGGATACCGCGCATGGCCACTCGAAGCTGGTCGGCGACATGGTGGCGAAGATCAAGTCGAACTATCCCGTCGATGTCATCGGTGGCAATGTCGCCACCCGGGACGGCGCCAAGGCGCTGGTCGACGCGGGGGCGGACGCAATCAAGGTGGGCGTCGGCCCCGGCTCCATCTGCACCACCCGCGTGGTCGCCGGTATCGGAGTCCCACAGGTCACCGCGATCTACGAGGCATCGCTGGCCGCCAGGGAGGCCGGGGTCCCGGTCATCGGCGACGGCGGTCTGCAGTACAGCGGCGACATCGCCAAGGCGCTGGTCGCGGGCGCGGACACGGTGATGCTGGGCAGTCTGCTGGCGGGCTGCGAGGAGTCGCCGGGTGAGCTGCTGTTCATCAACGGCAAGCAGTTCAAGTCGTACCGCGGCATGGGCTCGCTCGGCGCGATGCAGTCCCGTGGGGAGAGCCGGTCGTTCTCCAAGGACCGCTACTTCCAGGAGGAGGTCAGCGGCGACGACAAGCTCATCCCCGAGGGCGTCGAGGGGCAGGTCGCCTACCGTGGCCCGCTCTCCGCGGTGGTGCACCAGCTGACCGGCGGTCTGCGCCAGTCGATGTTCTACGTGGGTGGCCGGACCGTCCCGGAGATGAAGGACCGTGGCCGGTTCGTCAGGATCACTTCGGCCGGGCTCAAGGAGAGCCACCCGCATGACATCCAGATGACGACCGAAGCGCCGAACTACTCGCGCCGCTGAACCCCGAGCCCCCGTTCCCGGGTTTACCCCGGGTGGGTGGCCCCCGGTATCCCTCCCAGCTACCTCCCCCAGCTACCGCTGGGGGTGCCCCCAGGAGGTGCCCCACGCCTCTCTGGGGGGATGCCCGAGTGCCCACAACACTGTGGGGGTCTGGGGGCGGAGCCCCCAGTTTCGGGAAGGGGCGGGGCTGGGGAATCGCTCCGGGGTGCTGGGGTCGGGGTGGGGCTTCCCCAATTCCCGCCCCTTCCCGGAAACCGGGGCTTCGCCCCGGGCCCCGGGGGTCGCCGGGTGCGGGACGGTGGCCGGGGGTTGTGCCCACCAAGCGTCGCGAGCTCCGCCCCGGGGTGGGCCGGAGCGTCGTGGCTGGTGCGGGTGGATGGTTGCGTAGCAGGGTGAGCCCATGCCCGTCGCGAGGCTGCGAGTGCCCACGACACCTCGGGTCTGGGGGCGGTAGCCCCCGGTTTTGGGGAGGGGTGGGGCAGGGGACAATCCTCCGGCGGCTCAAGAGGGATACTGGGGTACCGCAGACCGTATGGAAAGGCTCTAGTAGTGACTGAGATCGAGATCGGGCGCGGCAAGCGCGGGCGTCAGGCGTACGCCTTTGACGACATCGCCGTGGTGCCCAGTCGGCGCACCCGGGACCCGAAGGAGGTCTCGATCGCCTGGCAGATCGACGCCTACCGCTTTGAGCTGCCGTTCCTGGCCGCCCCCATGGACTCGGTCGTCTCACCGCGGACCGCGATCCGGATCGGCGAGCTGGGCGGCCTCGGCGTGCTGAACCTTGAGGGGCTGTGGACCCGGTACGAGGACCCGGAACCGCTGCTCGCCGAGATCGCCGGGCTGAGCGAGGAGGACGCCAACCGGCGGCTTCAGGAGATCTACGCGGAGCCGATCAAGGAAGAGCTGATCGGCCAGCGGATCAAGGAGGTGCGGGACTCCGGTGTGGTCACCGCCGCCGCGCTCTCCCCGCAGCGCACGGCGCAGTTCTCCAAGGCCGTGGTGGACGCGGGGGTGGACATCTTCGTCATCCGCGGGACCACGGTCTCGGCCGAGCATGTGTCGTCGGCCGCGGAACCGCTGAACCTCAAGCAGTTCATCTACGAGCTCGATGTCCCGGTCATTGTCGGCGGCTGCGCCACCTACACCGCCGCGCTGCATCTGATGCGTACCGGCGCGGCCGGTGTGCTGGTCGGCTTCGGCGGCGGCGCGGCCCACACCACCCGTAATGTGCTGGGGATCCAGGTCCCCATGGCCACCGCTGTCGCGGATGTCGCGGCGGCCCGCCGGGACTACCTCGATGAGTCCGGCGGCCGGTATGTCCATGTCATCGCCGACGGCGGTGTGGGCTGGTCCGGCGACCTGTCCAAGGCCATCGCCTGTGGCTCGGACGCGGTGATGATGGGCTCCCCACTGGCCCGCGCCACGGACGCGCCCGGGCGCGGTCACCACTGGGGTATGGAGGCCGTCCATGAGGATGTGCCGCGCGGCAAGAAGGTGAACCTGGGCAGCGTCGGCTCGACCGAGGAGATCCTCACCGGTCCCTCGCACACCCCCGATGGCTCCATGAACTTCTTCGGCGCACTGCGCCGGGCGATGGCGACGACGGGCTACTCGGACCTCAAGGAGTTCCAGCGCGTCGAGGTCACGGTGGCCCCCTCGCGCTGACCGTCATCAAGGGGCCGGGCCCGGTGAGTCCTTCGCCGGGCCCGGCGCCTTCGTGCTGCTCGCGGCCGGCCCCCCGCGTCCCCATGTTCCCAGGCGTCCCATGAAACCTGCGGCCCACGCTGCGTCCGAGCAGGTCAGAGGCGGGACGTCTCTGTCTAGAGCCGGTAGGCCGCGCCGGCGGGGCTCGCGCCGCGGGTGTCCAGCAGGAGCTGGGCCTTCGCGGCGAGGCCTTGCAGGTCATAGGTGCGGTGGTGCTGGAGCAGCAGCGTCAGATCCGCGGCCGCCGCGGCCTCGTACAGGGAGTCCGCGCGCGGTACCGGCTGACCGGCGACGCGCCACTGCGGCACATAGGGGTCGTGGTAGCTCAGCTGTGCTCCCAGCTCCATCAGCCGGGTCGCGATCTCGCGTGCCGGAGCGCCCTCCTGGTCGGGCAGGTCGGGCTTGTATGTCACCCCGAGCAGCAGCACCCGCGCGCCGCGCGCGGACTTGCCGTGCTCGTTCAGCAGGGTCGTGGCCCGCTGGGTGACATAGCGGGGCATACGGTCGTTCACCTCGCGGGCGAGTTCCACCAGGCGCAGCGGATGGCCCAGGGTCCGGCTGCGGTACGAGAGATAGTTGGGGTCGATCGGTACCCCATGTCCCCCCACCCCGGGGCCCGGGCGGAAGGCCTGGAAGCCAAACGGTTTGGTCTCCGCACAGCGGATGACGTCCCACAGGTCGACGCCGAGGTCATGGCAGAGGATCGCCATCTCATTGGCGAGGGCGATATTGACATGGCGGAAGTTGGTTTCCAGGAGCTTGCTGGTCTCGGCCTCCCGCACGCCCCGGGCGCGGACGACCTTGTCGGTGAGCCGGCCGTAGAACGCGGCGGCCGCCTCCGTACAAGCCGGGGTCAGACCGCCGATCACCCGGGGCGTATTCGGATAGCCGAAGGTCCGGCTGCCGGGGTCGAGCCGCCCTGGGGAGTAGGCCAGATGGAAGTCGCGGCCCGCCCGCAGGCCGGAGCCCTCTTCCAGGATCGGGCGGAGGAATTCCTCCGTACTGCCCGGGTACACCGCCGACTCCAGGACCACCGTCGTGCGCGGGCGCAGCCGTCCCGCCAGGGCGGTGGCCGCCTCCCGGACCGCGGACAGATCGAGCGCGCCATCACCGCCGAGCGGGGTGGGGGCGCAGATCAGGGCCGTACGGACCCGGCCGAGGACCGCGCTGTCGCTGGTCGCCCGGAAGCCAGCGGAGATCATCCGGCGCATGTCGGACGCGGCCAGCGCACCGTCCACCGGCGGGCGTCCGGCGGCCAGCTCCGCCACGGTGCGCTCGTCCGGATCGAAACCGATGGTGGCGATACCGGCGGCGGTGGCGGCCTGTACGGCGGGGAGACCGAGGTGACCGAGGCCGAGAACAGCGAGATCGGCGGGCATGGCAGCGGACATCCTTCCCGGACTGGGGGCACCCCCGGACGGAGGGGAGGGTGGCCTGCGACAGCTCAAAGGGGGCGCTGCGTCAGGTTAAGCGCATATATGGAAGATATGGTGGATTCTGCGAGCCGTGCCAGCCCCGGGTCAAAGCCCTGGATTTGGGGGACCATCGGCTAACGAGGGCCTGACGACGGTCGACCACTATGGGAGGCAGCGGTGAGGACAGCGACACTGGGACCGGCCGAGCGGACGGAAGCACTCGCCCGAATGGCCGAACGAGAGCTGGATGTACTGGTCGTCGGCGGGGGAGTGGTCGGCGCGGGCACGGTGCTGGACGCCGCGACCCGCGGTCTGTCAACCGGCATCGTGGAGGCGCGCGACTGGGCCTCGGGCACCTCCAGCCGCTCCAGCAAGCTGATCCACGGTGGGTTGCGCTACCTGGAGATGCTGGACTTCGCCCTCGTACGCGAGGCGCTCAAGGAACGCGGGCTGCTGTTGCAGCGGCTCGCGCCCCATCTGGTCAAACCGGTCCCCTTCCTCTACCCGTTGCAGCACAAGGGCTGGGAGCGCTGGTACGCGGGCTCGGGTGTGGCACTCTACGACGCCATGTCGATCTCCTCCGGGCATGGCCGGGGGCTGCCCGTACACCGGCATCTGTCCAGGCGCCGTGCGCTGCGTGTCGCCCCCGCGCTGAAGCGGGAGGCGCTGGTCGGTGCGTTGCAGTATTACGACGCGCGGGTGGATGACGCCCGCTATGTGGCCACCTTGGTGCGGACGGCGGCGGCGTACGGGGCGTATGCCGCCAACCGGGCCCGGGTTGTTGGCTTCCTCCGCGAGGGTGAGCGTGTCGTCGGTGCCCGGATCCAGGATCTGGAGCTGGGCGGCGAGTTCGAGGTCCGGGCGAAGCAGGTCGTCAACGCCACCGGAGTGTGGACGGATGACACCCAGTCACTGATCGCGGAGCGTGGGCAGTTCCATGTACGGGCGTCCAAGGGCATCCATCTGGTGGTGCCGAAGGACCGGATCAACTCCAGCAGCGGGCTGATTCTGCGGACTGAGAAGAGCGTGCTGTTCGTCATCCCCTGGGGGCGGCACTGGATCATCGGTACGACGGACACCGACTGGGATCTGGACAAGGCGCATCCAGCGGCGTCCAGCGCGGATATCGACTATCTGCTCGAACATGTCAACACCGTGCTGTCAACGCCGTTGACCAGGAATGATGTCCAGGGCGTCTACGCCGGGCTGCGGCCGCTGCTGGCCGGGGAGTCGGACGCCACAAGCAAGCTGTCCCGCGAGCACACCGTCGCCCACCCGGTACCGGGGCTGGTTGTGATCGCGGGCGGCAAGTACACGACGTACCGGGTGATGGCCAAGGACGCGGTGGACGAGGCGGTGCACGGCCTTGACCACCGGGTGGCGGAGTGCTGCACGGAGGAGGTGCCGCTGGCCGGGGCGGAGGGGTACCACGCGCTGTGGAACGCCCGGGCCCGGATCGCCACCCGTACGGGCCTGCATGTCGCCCGCGTCGAGCATCTGCTGAACCGTTATGGCTCGCTCACCGATGAGCTGCTGGAGCTGATCGGTGCGGATCCCTCGCTCGGTGAGCCGCTGCCGTGCGCCGATGACTATCTGCGGGCCGAGGTCGTCTACGCCTGCTCGCATGAGGGCGCGCGGCACCTGGACGATGTGCTCACCCGGCGTACCCGGATCTCCATCGAGACCTTCGACCGGGGGGCGCGCAGTGCGCGGGAGTGCGCGGAGTTGATGGCGACGGTGCTGGGGTGGGACGAGGATCAGATCAAGCGGGAGGTCGAGCATTACGAGAAGCGGGTTGAGGCGGAGCGGGAGTCGCAGCTTCAGCCCGATGACCAGACGGCTGATGCGGCGCGCCTGGGTGCGCCCGACATCGTCCCGCTCTAACGGGGCTGGCCAGCCCCGTTGCCCTGCGCGGGTTCGCGGGTCGCGGTCCGCGCAGCCTCCCCGCTACGGGGTGCCGTGGGTGGGGTTCCCCAATTCCCGCCCCTTCCCGGCTGTGCCGATGTGCGGCTCCGCCGCGCGGCGGGGCTCCACCCCGGCTGTGGGTGCCGTGGGTGGGTTTCCCCAATTCCCGCCCCTTCCCGGAAACCGGAGCTTCGCCCCGGGGCCCCCGGGGTGGCCGGTGCGGGCCGGTGGCCGGGGGTTGTGCCCACCAAGCGTCGCGAGCTCCGCCCCGGTGTTGGCCGGAGCATCGTGGCTGGTGTGGGTGGGTGGTTGCGTAGCAGGGCGGGCCCACGCCCCTCGCGGGGCTGCGAGTGCCCACAACCTGCGAGTGCCCACAACGCTTGCACTTGCCGCTCTACGCAATTCACCGGCCACATCGGCCACGACGCTTCGGTCAACCCCTTAGCGGGGCACCCCGCGTGGAGGGTTGTCCCATGGGGGACAATGGGGCATCTGCTGGGGCGGGCTTATCTCGAGGGGAAGCATGGGCGAGAACGCCGAAGGCGCTGCCGGGGGCAAGGAGACTGGGCGGCTGCTCAACGGGCGCTACCGGCTCGGAGACGTGCTCGGTCGTGGCGGCATGGGCACGGTGTGGCGGGCGCGGGATGAAGTCCTGGGCCGTACGGTCGCCGTGAAGGAGCTGCGTTTCCCCTCGGATATCGACGAGGAGGAGAAGCGACGGCTCGTCACACGGACGCTGCGTGAGGCCAAGGCGATCGCCCGGATCCGCAGCGGCAGTGCCATTACCGTCTTCGATGTGGTCGATGAGGATGGCCGCCCGTGGATCGTCATGGAGCTCGTCGAGGGCCGTTCACTCGCCGATGACATCCGCGAGGACGGCCCCCTGACACCGCGTCGGGCCGCCGAGGTGGGGCTTGCGATCCTCAACGTTCTGCGCGCCGCGCACCGCGAGGGGATCGTCCACCGCGATGTCAAGCCGTCCAATGTGCTGATAGAGGAGGAGACCGGCCGGGTCGTCCTCACCGACTTCGGCATCGCCAAGGTCGAGGGCGACCCCTCGGTCACCTCGACCGGAATGCTGGTGGGCGCGCCCTCGTACATCTCGCCGGAGCGGGCACGCGGTCAGCTCCCGGGCCCGCCCGCCGATATGTGGTCGCTGGGTGCCCTGCTCTACGCGTCCGTCGAGGGACATCCGCCGTACGACAAGGGGTCGGCGATCGCCACGCTGACCGCGGTGATGACCGATCCCCTGGAGCCGCCGACCCGCGCCGGTGCGCTGGAGGAGGCCATCTACGGGCTGCTGCTCAAGGACCCGGAGAAGCGGCTGGACGACGCCGGGGCGAGGGTGCTTCTGGAGTCCGTACTGGACGTCCCGGAGGAGTCGGAAAAGGTCGAGGTGCCCGCGGCGACCGCGACGGTTGTGCTGCCGGAGGAGTCCCCCGGGGGTGATGAGACCGGCGTCGCGGCGTCCTCGGGTAACGGCACCCGTCGGCCGCCGCTCGGGGTCATCATCGCGGCGGTCGTGGTCGTGCTGCTCGGAGTTCTCGGGGCGGTGCTCGCCTTCGCGATGGGCGACGGCGACAACGGTGGCTCGTCCGGCAAGGATGACAACGCGGCGGTTACCGACGGGAGTCGCGGGGACGGCGGGGGCGACGCCAAGGAGGAGAAGGGGGAGAAGGGGGCCAAGGAAGAGAAGGAGAAGAAGGAGGCAAAGGAGGGCGAGAGCGGGGGTGAGGGGGGTGACAAGGGCGCGGACTCCCGCGGTAAGGCTGGGCTGCCCGAGGGGTATCGGTCCCTCACCGATGACCAGTTCCGTTTCTCCATGGCCATGCCGGACGGCTGGAAACGCATTGGAACAGCGGGCTTGAACTCCGGCGGTAAGTACTCCGCCGGCAAGGGCTCACTGCCCCAGCTTCAGGTGGACTTCAGCGACAGTCCGAAGGATGACGCGCTGCGCGCCTGGCAGCTTCTCGAAAGTGCGGTCCGGGGCGCCAGCACCGACTACAAGCAACTCAGCATGAAGTCCGTTGAGTGGCGTGACTACCCGACCGTCGCTGACTGGCACTTCGAACGCAAGGAGCACGGCGAGCGGGTGCACGTCCTCAACCGTGGCTTCAAGGTGGACGACAAGCACGGCTACGCCATCGTCGTCACCTGCGAAGTGGACGAATGGGACGGTGAGCAGTGCCGCACCCTGCGGGAGACGGCCTTCGAAACGTTCCAGCCCGCCGACTGACGCGACCTGCCGCGCGGCGCTGAGTTGCCACGTATCGTGTGGGGAGACCCTGCTGTCGGGTGGGCCGGAGCGTTTCGCACGCTGTGGGGAGGCGTCGTGGACGATTACGCGGGTCGGCTGCTGGCCGAGCGATACCGCTTGCCGCGGCCTCCCTCCGAAGAGTACGAGCTGCGGGAGTCGCGCGCGTACGACACCGCCAGCGGGCAGGAAGTCCTCGTACGCCAGGTGCCGTTGCCCGAAATCGTGGACGCGGAGATGCCCGGCGAGCACCATGAGCCCGGTGCCGCGCGGCGGCCGCTCGGACGGGCGACCCGGCGGCCCGCCGATCCGGCCGTGCGGCGTGCGGTGGAGGCGGCGCTGGCCGCTTCCCGTATACCGGACCATCCACGGCTCGACCAGGTCTTCGATGTCTTCGTCGAGGACGACGGCCTGTGGATCGTCAGTGAGCTGGTCGCGGCCCGGCCGCTCGCCGCGGTCCTCGCCGAGCGGCCGCTGAGCCCGCACCGGGCCGCTGAGATCGCCGCCGATCTGCTGGCCGCGCTGAGCGCCGTGCACACCTTCGGCTGGACGCACCGCAACATCACCGCCCGCTCCGTGCTGATCTGCGACGACGGACGCGCCCTCCTCACCGGGCTGGCCTCCGGCGCCGCGGAGGAGGCGCTGTGCGGCTACGACCCGTTGCCCACCGAGGGCCCGATGGCCCCCGGCCCCCTCCCGCCGGAGGACCGGGAGGCCAGGGAGGCCAACGGCGAGCCCGTCCCGCACAGAGCCGCTTCGTCCCGGGCCACCATCGCCCACCGGGCCGCCCGCAGCGGGGCCATCGCCGCGTACCGGGCGGGCGCCGCGGCGGCCAGGGTGGCCGAGGAGGAGCGCGCCGTGCACGCGCCCTGGGGCGGTGACAAGCCGGGCCCGGCCACCACGGTCCCAGCGCAGCCCGAACGGGCCATACCGGACCCGCAGCCCCAGCAGACCCCCGCCGAGTGGGGCACCCCGGAGCCGGGTGAGGACGGCCGCTATCGGGGTCCCGCCACCGCGCTCGCCGCCGAGCGGGCCCGGCAGGCCCGGATGACCATGGTGGGCCCGGTCACCGAGCGGTGGGCGCCCGAGCAGGCCGGCCCGGTGTACGAGAACTGGCGGCTGGCGCCGCCGGTGGGACCGGCCGCCGATCTGTGGGCCGTGGGGGCGCTGCTCTTCCGGGCCGTACAGGGCCATGCGCCCTACCCCGAGGAGAGCGTCACCGATCTGGCCCAGCTTGTCTGTGCCGAGCCGCCCGCCTTCGCCGAGGAGTGCGGCCCGCTGCGCCCGGTCATCGAGTCGCTGCTACGCCAGGACCCCACCGAGCGCCCGGAGTTCGAGGAGCTGAGCGGCTGGCTGCGCTCGCTGGTCCGCTCCGCGCCCGAGCCGGAGGTGGGACGGCGCACCGTCACCGCGCAGCTTCCCCCGGAGTCCGGTGGGCGCGACTCCCGGCGGCTGCCGATCGTACGGCGGCGGGGCGAGCTCGTACGGCGGCGGCGTAACGAGAAGCGGCCGGTGCGGGTGGCGGGGAGCCGGCACCGGCGGGGCCGGGAGCGATCACGGCAACGGCCGCGGAGCCCGCGCAGGCTGGGGCGGCTGTTGGTCAGCCTGGTGCTGGTCGGTCTGGTGGCGGCGATCGTCTACGCGATGGTCTTTATGCCGAAAGCGGAGAGCAGCGACAGCGGCGCCAACCGGCGGGGCTCCGTGGGCGGCGGGCCGAGCGAAGGGGCGCCACCGCCCTCACCGCCTGCCGAGCCCTCCCCGCCGCAGGAGCCCGGCAGCCAGACGCCGCAGTCCACACGGCCCGCACCGGCGCCGCAGGGCTACACCCTGCAGAAGGACCCGGCGGGCTTCCAGATCGCCGTACCGAAGGGCTGGGCGCGCGGGCAGACCAGCGGCGGCCAAGTGCGCTACAGCAAGGGCGGCTTGCAGATGCTCGTGGTCCCGGGCCGGGACAGCACCGCCAAGTACGGCACGGATCCCCGTGAGTATCAGCTCTCCGATGAACCGGAGCTGTCCGAGTACCGCGACTCCAACGGCTGGAAGACCGTCAGCGGGGTGCGCAGCATCACCGTCGGCGAGACCGCGATGGCCGAGGGCGAGTTCTCCTGGAAGGGCAGCGGCGGCAAGACGCTGCTGCGCAACCGGGCGATGATCCTCGGCGGTAAGTACCACGTGGTGCTGGTCAGGGGACCGGAGAGCCAGCGGACGGCGATTGATGAGCACTTCTCCCAGGTCGTGGACACCTACCGGGCGACCGGCTAGCAATCCATGCCAGCGTCTGCTGGCGGATTACGTGAAAACTGGTTACCGACGGGTACCCATCGCTCGCCGTCCGGGCTTACGCTCCCCGTATGACGGACTCGAAGGACAGCAACCCGGTCGCTCCCACCCCCGCCGGTGCCCGTACGGCGGCCGATGTGGTCACCCCCGAGCTGGCCGCCCGGCTCAGTCGGGGCGTGGTCGGCAGTGGCAGTACCGCGTGCCATACGCCCTTCACCGGGGAGAAGCTGGCCGACCTCCCGGAGTCCACCCCCGAGGACGTCGCCACTGCCTTCGACCGCGCCCGTGCCGCACAGCGGGAGTGGGCCGACCGGTCCGTACGGCAGCGGGCGGCCGTCCTGCTGCGCTTCCACGATCTTGTACTCACCCGGCAGGCCGAGGTGCTGGACCTGATCCAGCTGGAGACCGGCAAGACCCGGCTGCACGCGCATGAGGAGGTGCAGGCGGTCGTCGTGGCCGCCCGGCACTACGGCCGCAAGGCGCCCGCGTATCTGCGCCCCAAGCGCCACCAGGGCGCCATCCCCACCCTCACCCAGGTGCGCGAACTGCGCCAGCCGCGCGGGGTGATCGGTCAGATCGCCCCCTGGAACTACCCCTTTGAGCTCTCCATCGGTGACGCCCTGCCCGCCTTCGCCGCGGGCAACGCGGTCGTGATGAAACCCGACACCGAGACCGCGCTGACCGCGCTGTGGGCGCGCGAGCTGCTGATCGAGGCCGGGCTGCCGGCGGACGTCTGGCAGATCGTCCTCGGCGAGGGGCCGGTCATCGGCCCCGAAGTCGTTCAGCGCGGTGACTACATCTCCTTCACCGGCTCCACCCGTACCGGCCGTGAGGTTGCCCAGAGCGCGGCGGCCCGCCTGGTCGGCTGTTCCCTTGAGCTCGGCGGCAAGAACGCCATGCTGGTCCTGGACGACGCCGACCTGGACAAGGCGGCAGCGGGCGCGGTCCGCGGCTGCTTCTCCTCCGCGGGCCAGCTCTGCATCTCCATTGAACGCCTCTATGTCCATGAAGCGGTCGCCGACGCCTTTCTGGACCGCTTTGTGGCCCGTACGAAGGCGATGCGGCTCGGCTCCGCGCTGGCCTATGGCGCCGATATGGGCTCCCTCGTCTCGGCGAACCAGCTGCAGAACGTCACCCGCCATGTCGACGAGGCCGTAGCCAAGGGCGCCACCGTCCTCGCGGGCGGAAAGGCCAGGCCCGATATCGGCCCGCTCTTCTATGAGCCCACCATCCTCGACGGCGTTGAGTCCCCGATGGCCATATGCGGCGAGGAGACCTTCGGCCCGGTCGTCTCCATCTACCGCTTCACCGACGCGGAGGATGCGGTCTCGCTGGCCAACGCCACGCCGTACGGCCTCAACTCCAGCGTCTGGTCCACCTCCGCCCGGCGCGCCCGCGCCGTCGCCACCCGGCTGCGCACCGGCACGGTCAACATCAACGAGGGGTACGCCTCCGCCTACGGCAGCGTCAAGGCACCAATGGGCGGTATGGGCGACTCGGGTGTGGGCCGCCGCCATGGCTCCGAGGGCATCCTGAAGTACACCGAGGCGCAGACGGTGGCGCACCAGCGTCTGCTGCCGATGGCTCCCTCGCTGGGTATGAGCCATGAGCAGTACGCGGCCTTTATGACGCGCTCCCTGAAGGCGCTCAAGACGCTCCGCTTCCGCTGATGCGCGTGCCCGGTACCGATACGCGGCCCCGCCGCGCGGCGGAGCTTCGCCCCGCGGGGCGGGGCGCCGTGGATGGGTTTCCCCTATGCCCGCCCCTTCCCGGAAACCGGGGCTTGCGCCCCGGGCCCCGGGGTTGGGCGGGTGCGGGCCGGTGTGCGG
This window harbors:
- a CDS encoding serine/threonine protein kinase, which translates into the protein MDDYAGRLLAERYRLPRPPSEEYELRESRAYDTASGQEVLVRQVPLPEIVDAEMPGEHHEPGAARRPLGRATRRPADPAVRRAVEAALAASRIPDHPRLDQVFDVFVEDDGLWIVSELVAARPLAAVLAERPLSPHRAAEIAADLLAALSAVHTFGWTHRNITARSVLICDDGRALLTGLASGAAEEALCGYDPLPTEGPMAPGPLPPEDREAREANGEPVPHRAASSRATIAHRAARSGAIAAYRAGAAAARVAEEERAVHAPWGGDKPGPATTVPAQPERAIPDPQPQQTPAEWGTPEPGEDGRYRGPATALAAERARQARMTMVGPVTERWAPEQAGPVYENWRLAPPVGPAADLWAVGALLFRAVQGHAPYPEESVTDLAQLVCAEPPAFAEECGPLRPVIESLLRQDPTERPEFEELSGWLRSLVRSAPEPEVGRRTVTAQLPPESGGRDSRRLPIVRRRGELVRRRRNEKRPVRVAGSRHRRGRERSRQRPRSPRRLGRLLVSLVLVGLVAAIVYAMVFMPKAESSDSGANRRGSVGGGPSEGAPPPSPPAEPSPPQEPGSQTPQSTRPAPAPQGYTLQKDPAGFQIAVPKGWARGQTSGGQVRYSKGGLQMLVVPGRDSTAKYGTDPREYQLSDEPELSEYRDSNGWKTVSGVRSITVGETAMAEGEFSWKGSGGKTLLRNRAMILGGKYHVVLVRGPESQRTAIDEHFSQVVDTYRATG
- a CDS encoding succinic semialdehyde dehydrogenase, giving the protein MTDSKDSNPVAPTPAGARTAADVVTPELAARLSRGVVGSGSTACHTPFTGEKLADLPESTPEDVATAFDRARAAQREWADRSVRQRAAVLLRFHDLVLTRQAEVLDLIQLETGKTRLHAHEEVQAVVVAARHYGRKAPAYLRPKRHQGAIPTLTQVRELRQPRGVIGQIAPWNYPFELSIGDALPAFAAGNAVVMKPDTETALTALWARELLIEAGLPADVWQIVLGEGPVIGPEVVQRGDYISFTGSTRTGREVAQSAAARLVGCSLELGGKNAMLVLDDADLDKAAAGAVRGCFSSAGQLCISIERLYVHEAVADAFLDRFVARTKAMRLGSALAYGADMGSLVSANQLQNVTRHVDEAVAKGATVLAGGKARPDIGPLFYEPTILDGVESPMAICGEETFGPVVSIYRFTDAEDAVSLANATPYGLNSSVWSTSARRARAVATRLRTGTVNINEGYASAYGSVKAPMGGMGDSGVGRRHGSEGILKYTEAQTVAHQRLLPMAPSLGMSHEQYAAFMTRSLKALKTLRFR